GGAAGGCGTCCGACATCGGCTTCAAGTTGCAGGCGCCGGCGGAGAAGGTCACGATTGAAGTCGTCGATCAGCAAGGGCACGCGTTGCGCACCATCGAGCTGGATGCGCAGGCGGTCGGGACGCATTCCGTTCCATTCGACGGCAAAGACGACAACGGCAACGTGCTGGCCGATGGGACGTATGGACTCCGCTTCGAAGTCCCGGGCGGGATGGAGACGCAGCGCACGCTGACGCCGCTGGTGCGCGGCGAAGTGACCGGCGTCTCGTTTGATGCCCAAGGTGTCTTGTTAACGGTGGATGGTCGGACGCTGCCGATGGATCAGATCATCGGCGTGAGTATGTGAAGGGAGTGCGTAAGTGCTTCAGTGCGTGAGTGCGTAAGTCATACATAAGGAGGAACTATGGGTATCTTTAGCGCGCTGTTCTCCGGGGTCAACGGGATCAACTCCAACGGGTCCGTGGTCTCGGTGATCGGTGACAATATCGCGAACGTGAACACGGTCGGCTACAAGGCCAGCCGCGCATCGTTCGAAGATATCCTCGCCGGCAGCGAGTCGAACGTCGGCTTGGGATCGCGTATCTCTTCCGTCGATCCGTTGTTTGGCCAAGGCGGATTCGAGTCCTCCAGCTCCGTGACCGATATGGCGATCGACGGCAACGGATTCTTCATGGTGGAAAACGCCACCGATTCGTCGGCGTTCTATTCACGCGCCGGACAGTTCCATATCAATAAAGACGGCTTCATCGTGAATGCGAACGATGAGCGGCTGCAGGGCTATCAAGTCACCAGCGGCGCGATCACGTCGAACGTCGATAGCCTGGTCGTCTCGCAAGCGCCGGTGCAACCGAGTTCGTCGAGTACGATCAGTGTCGATGCGAACTTGAATTCCAATTCCACGGCGCCTGCGGCCTTCAGTGCCGCGAATCCGACCGGGACCTCGAACTTTTCGGCCGGTGTCACGGTCTACGATTCGTTGGGGAATAGCCACTTGGTGACGATTTATTTCCGCAAGACGGCGACGAACGAATGGCAATGGTATTCGTTGGCGAACGGCGCGGAAGTTACCAACCCGACGTCGGGCGTCAATTATGTCGGCGGTAGCGGGACGTTGTCCTTTAATAATAGTGGCGCGCTCACGTCCGGGAGCACCTCGGCGGCCTTTACGTTCCTCGGCGCGGCGTCGCAGACGCTCACGTTCGACTTCGGCACCGGCACCGCGGCTTCCGGTACCGGCCTTGACGGTGTGACCCAGTTCGGGAGTTCGTCGGCCATCAGTAATATCTCCCAAAACGGCTATGCCTCGGGATCGCTGCTGAGTATCGATGTCTCGAGCTCGGGCACGATTACCGGCAACTATTCGAACGGCACTACGCAGACGCTGGGACAAGTGGCGATCGCGACATTTTCCGATCAACAGCAGTTGCGCCGCGTCGGAAATAATAATTTCCAGGAAACGCTAAATTCCGGTTCGCCGCTGATCGGCGCGCCGGGGAGTTCGGGGAAGGGGACGATCGTTTCGAGCACGTTGGAACAATCCAACGTCGACTTGGCCAACGAATTGATCCGGATGGTGATCATCCAGCGTGGGTTCCAGGCCAACT
This region of Deltaproteobacteria bacterium genomic DNA includes:
- a CDS encoding flagellar hook protein FlgE; the encoded protein is MGIFSALFSGVNGINSNGSVVSVIGDNIANVNTVGYKASRASFEDILAGSESNVGLGSRISSVDPLFGQGGFESSSSVTDMAIDGNGFFMVENATDSSAFYSRAGQFHINKDGFIVNANDERLQGYQVTSGAITSNVDSLVVSQAPVQPSSSSTISVDANLNSNSTAPAAFSAANPTGTSNFSAGVTVYDSLGNSHLVTIYFRKTATNEWQWYSLANGAEVTNPTSGVNYVGGSGTLSFNNSGALTSGSTSAAFTFLGAASQTLTFDFGTGTAASGTGLDGVTQFGSSSAISNISQNGYASGSLLSIDVSSSGTITGNYSNGTTQTLGQVAIATFSDQQQLRRVGNNNFQETLNSGSPLIGAPGSSGKGTIVSSTLEQSNVDLANELIRMVIIQRGFQANSRTIATVNDLLAQLVTLGQG